In Pedobacter sp. WC2423, the following are encoded in one genomic region:
- the pckA gene encoding phosphoenolpyruvate carboxykinase (ATP), with amino-acid sequence MSKVLMPKPDLSRLNLGTENAYYQLSVPQLVEEAINNGEGTLSSSGALAIDTGKFTGRSPKDRFIVLDEVTKDSVWWGDINIQFSQSNFGSLLHKVCAHLNKDKFYVRDAYACADEAYKMSIRVITETAYQNLFANNLFLRPEEGEVIENPEWTIIAAPTFLADPAVDGTRQANFAILNFTDKIILIGGTGYTGEIKKGIFSVLNFILPELKNTLSMHCSANVGAYGDTAIFFGLSGTGKTTLSADPARGLIGDDEHGWGDNSVFNFEGGCYAKCVDLTAEKEPQIYNAIKFGALLENINYFPNTRTVDYSNIEKTENTRVAYPINYIDNAVSPSIAGIPKNIFFLTADAFGVLPPLSKLNPGQAMFHFISGYTAKVAGTEAGVTEPQVTFSACFGKAFLPLHPTKYADLLGKKMEEHKVNVWLVNTGWSGGAYGTGSRMKLSYTRALITAALNGELTSATFTEHPVFGLQMPDACPGVPSEILNPRNTWSDQHQYDQKANELAKAFIDNFKQFEEFANDEILKSVPKVVENTL; translated from the coding sequence ATGAGCAAAGTTTTAATGCCTAAACCAGACTTATCCCGGTTGAATTTGGGTACTGAGAATGCATACTATCAGTTAAGTGTACCGCAACTGGTAGAAGAAGCGATCAATAACGGAGAGGGTACACTCTCCTCTTCAGGTGCTTTGGCAATTGATACTGGTAAATTTACTGGTCGTTCGCCAAAGGACAGGTTTATAGTGCTGGATGAGGTAACGAAGGATTCAGTTTGGTGGGGCGATATTAATATCCAGTTTAGTCAATCAAATTTCGGGTCTTTATTACACAAAGTTTGTGCACATCTTAACAAAGACAAGTTTTATGTGAGAGATGCTTATGCTTGTGCGGATGAAGCCTACAAAATGAGTATCAGAGTTATCACTGAGACCGCTTATCAAAATCTATTTGCTAATAATTTATTCCTCAGACCAGAAGAAGGGGAGGTTATTGAAAATCCGGAATGGACAATTATAGCTGCACCAACATTCCTGGCCGATCCGGCAGTTGACGGCACACGTCAGGCTAATTTTGCGATCCTGAATTTCACAGACAAAATCATATTAATCGGTGGAACAGGTTATACAGGTGAAATAAAAAAAGGTATTTTCTCTGTTTTAAACTTCATTTTGCCTGAATTGAAAAATACTTTATCCATGCACTGTTCTGCCAATGTTGGTGCGTATGGGGACACTGCAATTTTCTTCGGATTATCTGGTACTGGTAAAACAACGTTGTCTGCGGATCCTGCAAGAGGATTAATTGGTGATGATGAACATGGCTGGGGAGATAATTCTGTCTTTAATTTTGAAGGCGGATGTTATGCTAAATGTGTAGATCTGACTGCTGAAAAGGAGCCGCAGATTTATAATGCGATTAAATTCGGCGCTTTGCTGGAGAATATCAATTATTTCCCGAATACCAGGACGGTGGATTATTCAAATATTGAAAAAACAGAAAATACGAGGGTAGCTTATCCTATAAACTATATTGACAATGCGGTTTCACCTTCTATTGCAGGTATTCCTAAGAATATTTTCTTCCTGACGGCAGATGCTTTTGGTGTTTTACCTCCGCTGTCAAAATTAAACCCTGGCCAGGCGATGTTTCATTTCATCTCGGGATATACGGCAAAGGTTGCAGGTACAGAAGCTGGGGTAACTGAGCCTCAGGTCACTTTCTCTGCTTGTTTTGGAAAGGCTTTTCTGCCTTTGCACCCAACTAAATATGCAGATCTGCTTGGAAAGAAAATGGAAGAGCACAAAGTAAATGTCTGGTTAGTGAATACAGGCTGGAGTGGTGGTGCTTACGGTACAGGCAGCAGGATGAAATTAAGTTATACACGTGCTTTAATTACTGCGGCATTGAATGGTGAGTTAACTTCGGCAACATTTACTGAACATCCTGTTTTCGGATTACAGATGCCGGATGCTTGTCCGGGCGTTCCTTCAGAAATTTTAAACCCAAGAAATACCTGGTCAGACCAACATCAATATGATCAGAAAGCAAACGAACTTGCTAAAGCGTTTATTGATAACTTTAAGCAATTTGAAGAGTTCGCAAACGATGAAATACTCAAATCAGTCCCAAAAGTTGTAGAAAACACACTTTAA
- a CDS encoding translation initiation factor, translated as MKPNKKSLSDLGGIMYSTDPSFSYETESETPEEVIANNQQDLRVMLDRKNRGGKAVTLVTGFRGNAEELEKLSKMLKTRCGVGGSAKDGEIMVQGDFRDKVVLMLQKEGYKVKKSGG; from the coding sequence ATGAAGCCGAATAAAAAATCATTGAGTGATCTTGGCGGGATCATGTATTCTACTGATCCTTCTTTCAGCTATGAAACTGAAAGCGAGACACCGGAAGAAGTAATTGCCAATAATCAACAAGATTTAAGGGTGATGCTTGACCGGAAAAACAGAGGGGGTAAAGCAGTTACACTGGTTACTGGTTTTCGTGGAAATGCGGAGGAACTCGAGAAATTATCGAAAATGCTGAAGACCAGATGCGGGGTAGGCGGAAGTGCTAAAGATGGAGAGATTATGGTGCAGGGCGACTTCAGAGATAAGGTAGTTTTGATGCTTCAAAAAGAAGGCTATAAAGTGAAAAAATCTGGCGGATAA
- a CDS encoding diacylglycerol kinase family protein, which translates to MAKSNILFIINPISGGKDKLKIPAIIDANLDRSKFNPNFSFTEYVGHAAEIAEEAANKNFDIIVAVGGDGTINEIATKVMQQQKILGIIPFGSGNGLARFLKIPMNTAKAIQVLNELIVTKIDTGTFNDKFFFNMAGMGFDAHISSVFVGNKKRGLTGYFKLGLKEMVNYKPETYHIRVDGVGYTRTAFVVSVANSSQYGNNAHVSPHASVTDGLLDVCIIKSFPLYKIPLLAYHMLNASTDKSDLVEIIQGKEIQITRVDDAAIHIDGEPYFMGREIEVTISPLSLNVIVPAAMGVII; encoded by the coding sequence TTGGCAAAGTCAAACATTCTATTCATTATTAATCCTATCTCCGGGGGTAAGGATAAATTAAAGATACCTGCTATCATTGATGCAAATCTGGACAGATCCAAATTTAATCCTAATTTTAGCTTTACGGAGTATGTAGGACATGCGGCTGAGATAGCGGAAGAAGCTGCAAATAAGAACTTTGATATTATTGTTGCCGTTGGTGGTGACGGGACGATCAATGAAATTGCTACAAAAGTTATGCAGCAGCAAAAGATCCTGGGAATTATTCCTTTTGGATCGGGAAATGGTTTGGCCCGGTTTTTAAAAATACCCATGAATACAGCTAAAGCGATCCAGGTATTAAATGAGCTGATCGTAACGAAAATTGATACGGGTACATTTAATGATAAGTTTTTCTTTAATATGGCCGGGATGGGGTTTGATGCACATATCAGTTCTGTATTTGTCGGCAATAAAAAAAGAGGCTTAACAGGATATTTCAAACTGGGGCTCAAAGAAATGGTTAATTATAAACCTGAGACCTATCACATCCGGGTGGATGGGGTAGGGTATACCAGAACGGCTTTTGTAGTCAGTGTAGCGAATTCTTCTCAGTATGGAAATAATGCGCATGTGTCACCGCATGCTTCTGTAACGGATGGTTTGCTGGACGTTTGTATCATTAAGTCTTTTCCACTTTATAAAATACCACTACTAGCTTACCATATGCTGAATGCGAGTACAGACAAATCTGATCTGGTAGAAATTATCCAGGGAAAAGAGATACAGATTACCAGGGTGGACGATGCTGCTATCCACATTGATGGGGAACCTTATTTTATGGGCAGAGAGATTGAGGTCACAATTTCACCATTGTCTTTAAATGTAATTGTTCCGGCAGCAATGGGTGTTATCATTTAA
- the metK gene encoding methionine adenosyltransferase produces MSYLFTSESVSEGHPDKVADQISDALIDNFLAFDPESKVACETLVTTGQVFLAGEVKSTAYLDVQKIAREVINKIGYTKGEYMFDSNSCSVLSAIHEQSPDINQGVDKEDKTTQGAGDQGMMFGYATRETENFMPLALDLAHKILIELAAIRRENTEITYLRPDAKSQVTLEYNDNNEPVRIDSIVVSTQHDDFDEEQTMLKKIKEDIINILIPRVSSQYPQFSKLFNKDIKYHINPTGKFVIGGPHGDTGLTGRKIIVDTYGGKGAHGGGAFSGKDPSKVDRSAAYATRHIAKNLVAAGVADEILVQVSYAIGVAQPMGIYVNTYGTARVKAADGKLLTDGEIAKEVEKIFDMTPYGIETRLKLRNPIYSETAAYGHFGKNNEVITKIFKASNGTEKEVTVELFTWEKLDFVDAVKKAFSL; encoded by the coding sequence ATGTCATATTTATTTACATCAGAATCTGTTTCTGAAGGTCATCCTGATAAAGTAGCAGATCAAATTTCAGATGCACTAATTGATAATTTTTTAGCATTTGATCCTGAATCAAAAGTTGCTTGTGAGACTTTAGTAACTACCGGACAAGTTTTCCTTGCCGGAGAAGTTAAATCTACAGCATATCTTGACGTGCAGAAGATCGCAAGAGAAGTAATCAATAAAATTGGTTACACTAAAGGTGAATATATGTTTGACAGTAACTCTTGTAGTGTACTATCTGCTATTCATGAGCAATCTCCTGACATTAACCAGGGTGTAGACAAAGAAGACAAAACTACTCAGGGAGCTGGTGACCAGGGAATGATGTTTGGTTATGCAACCAGAGAGACTGAAAACTTCATGCCACTTGCGCTTGACCTTGCACATAAAATCCTGATTGAATTAGCCGCAATCCGTCGTGAAAACACGGAAATCACTTATTTACGCCCGGATGCAAAATCTCAGGTTACTTTAGAGTATAACGATAACAATGAGCCTGTAAGAATCGATTCTATCGTCGTGTCTACACAACATGATGATTTCGATGAAGAGCAGACCATGCTTAAAAAGATAAAAGAAGATATTATCAACATCCTGATTCCACGTGTTTCAAGTCAATATCCTCAGTTCAGCAAATTGTTCAACAAAGACATCAAATATCACATTAATCCGACTGGAAAATTTGTGATTGGTGGTCCTCACGGAGATACTGGTTTAACAGGAAGAAAGATCATTGTTGATACTTATGGCGGTAAAGGTGCTCACGGTGGTGGTGCATTCTCAGGAAAAGATCCATCTAAAGTTGACCGTTCGGCAGCTTATGCAACCAGACACATCGCTAAAAATTTAGTAGCAGCTGGTGTTGCCGATGAAATCCTGGTACAGGTATCTTACGCAATCGGTGTTGCTCAGCCTATGGGTATTTACGTAAACACTTACGGAACAGCCAGGGTTAAAGCAGCAGATGGTAAATTGCTTACTGATGGTGAAATAGCGAAAGAAGTAGAAAAAATCTTCGATATGACTCCTTATGGTATTGAGACCCGTTTGAAATTAAGAAATCCTATTTATTCGGAAACGGCTGCTTACGGACACTTTGGTAAAAACAATGAAGTGATTAC